The genomic region ccgtataccaaacatgcggcccaatcatcaccgggtggtttgcgggaggtgcagaaatgaggtatctacacaatgGCTCGAAAAAAACGGAATAATCCCAAATCTAATAGAATAATTAGAGTAATATCACAAAATAAttcaataaaaacacaaaaatctaGTAATACGCCAAATAATGAAGCTAGTGGATCGAGATTTCAATCTTTGGATCATGATGACGATGTTCTTCTTGCTGATATTCAGTGTGAGGAACACGTTCATGAATCTGAGGATGTTATCCGTCCATTTACTTTAAGTAATAGGATAAGTTCGATTGTGGAGGAGGAATCTGATGACGGTAGTGACTGGACGGAGGTATCGCATAATTCCCGTGCGTCTGAATTGTCTAGGTTAAGTCCTCTTCAGTTAACTTGTGAAGATGTTGAGAACGAACTTTATATATTGGTCAACTGCGGTGTATTGTTATGTGTTGGGTGCTAACCCGCCGTTCAAAGTGGTGGAGGGTTTTGTTAAACGGGTCTGGGGATATACAGAGTATGAGAAAATTTCTTTTCACTCTAATGGTATTTTCCTTGTGCGTTTCAAAACTGAAGAAATGAAAGTGCGTATGTTGCAATCGGGTCCTGTGTTTTTTGATAACAAACCCGTGGTTGTTAAAGAATGGACTCCGTCCTCAAAATTGGTCAGGGAAGCTGTGGATATGGTGCCCATATGGATCAGATTCTATGGTTTACCTTTGAAATTTTGGGGCACTGCGTTAATGAAAATTGCTAGCTTGGTAGGAAAGCCAGTGAGAACTGACAGTAATACCCACCTTAATGCTAGAGTGATGGTTGAGGTTAAAATGGGGATGAAATTACCTGATGTAATTGAATTTGTTGATGAAATGGATGTAGTGCACAGGCAGATAGTGCATTATGAGTGGAAACCTGTTCTATGTGCTGGTTGCAAAGGGCTTGGTCATATACAGAGGGATTGTAGGAAGAAACAGGAGCCTAGACAACAGAAGGTGAGAAAAGTTTGGGTTCCTAAGGGGAGGCCTCAACAACCACCAGCTGAGCCAGTGCTTCCTGTGGATCCTGAACCAAGTTGTTCTTTGGTCCAGTCACAGCCTGTTGGATGTGGATATGCTAGGGGGATGGTCACTCATATACCTATTTCTTTTACTCCATTATCTCCTGCTAGAATTCTTACAAGATTGACTAGGCAGGGGACTCGGATTGGTGCTGGTAGGAGGACATTTATGGAAGTCCTTGAGCATTCTGTCCACTATAGGAGGGTGCTTGAGGAGGACATGACTGGGGAACAAACTATGCTGGAAAATGGGTAGCATTGGCTTCTGTAATGTTCGTGGCATGAATAGTGAGAATAAGCAAAAAGACATTAGGTGATTTTTGCATAATAATAATGTAGGTATCTTTGGTTTATTAAAAACTAGAGTTAGACTTAGTTCAATTAATAAAGTTCACTAGGGTATTGGGAATGAATAGACTATGGTTAATAATATTGGGAGTCATGATGGTGGCAGggtttggattatttgggatgcTACTAATTATAAAGTGGAGGTGCTCAGTTCTGAGGCTCAAGTGATCAACACTAGAGTCACTTTCTTACCTACTGGAGTTATTTGGTGGATGTCTGTAGTCTATGGCTTTAATAGGGTTTCTGAAAGATTATCTCTATGGCAGTCTCTTCAGTTGATGCATCAGGTTGTTAATGGTCCATGGGTGGTAATGGGGGATTTTAATAGTGTGCTTGCTATGGATGAAAGGATAGGCTCTGAAATTTCTTCTGCTGAGATGAGGGATTTCCAGGAGTGTGTGGATGTATGTGGTATTGGGGATATTCCAGCACATGGATCTTTTTTCACTTGGAATAATAAACATGATGTGGGTGACATGGTATTTAGTAGGATAGATAGAGCCATGGTTAATGATGAATGGCTTCTTAAATTCCCTGATACTATTATTATGTTCCATCCTGAAGGCCTCTTTGATCACTGCCCTTGCACTTTGACTATGAGACCTGATAGTGTAAGGAAAAGAGGGGGTttcaagtattttaatatgtggggcaaGGACTCTGATTTTCTCCCCATTGTGAAGGAAGTCTGGGATTCTCAGATTCATGGTCTTAAAATTTTTCAGTTTGTGAAGAAACTTAAGTTGCTGAAAAAGCCTTTGAAAGCTTTGAATGGGTCTGCTTATGCTCAGATTGAGACTACTGCAAAGCTAGCTCAAGTGATGCTCAGGTAAAATTGCATTTGGATCCTATGAATCTAGTCCTCCAGAAGGAAGCCAAAGATGCTGCTCTGCTGTATAGAAAAAGGGAAGAGGCAAAGAGGAGCTTTCTAGCTCAAAAAGCTAAAGTCCAGTGGGTTTCTGATGGAGATGGGAACATTAAATTTTTTCATAGTGTTATTAAGGTTAGGAGAATGCAGAATAGAATTTTGTCTATCAAAGATCTTGATGGGAGGCAGTGCACTAATGCTATAGATATTGAGGAGGCTTTTGTTCAATATTATCAGCAATTGTTGGGGACGTGCAAACCTATGGCAAGGGTACATGTTCCAACTGTTAGGAAAGGCAAAGTGGTTACTGATGAACATAGACAATTTCTTACTGCTGGGGTAACTGAAATTGAGATTAAGGAAGCTTTGGCAGCCATTCCTCCTAACAAGGCTCTTGGCCCTGATGGTTTCACCTTCCAGTTCTTTAAAGATGCATTTGATGTGGTAGGAGCTGATCTCATTGGTGCAGTTCAGGAATTTTTTAATTCTGGCAGGATGCTCAAACAGGTGAATGCCACTACTCTTACCTTGATCCCCAAGAAGTCTAGGCCTGAGAGTGTGGCTAACTTTAGACCCATTGCGTGCTGCAATGTGGTCTATAAAGTCATTTCTAAGGTTATTTGCAACAGACTTGCTAGAGTCTTGCCTAGTATTGTCAGTGAGAACCAAAGTGCTTTCATAAAGGGAAGAGACATTGTGGATATAACATCCTCATTTGCCAAGATTTGATGAGATTGTATAAGAGGAAGACATGTTCACCAAGATGTATCATGAAAATAGACTTGAAAAAAGCATATGATTCCATTGAGTTGGATTATATCAAGCAAATGCTGAAGGCTCTGGGGTTCCCTAGAAGGTTCATTCTTTGGCTTATGGAATGTATTACTACACCCTGGTTTACTTTATCACTTAATGGGAATAGCTTTGGGTATTTTCAGGGTAAAAGAGGGATCCGACAGGGGGGATCCCATGTCCCCTCTGCTGTTCACTCTTTGTATGGAGTATCTCAGTAGGATACTTGCTGAGGTTACCTCTACTATGGAGTTTATTTTTCATCCTCTATGTAGGTCACCT from Silene latifolia isolate original U9 population chromosome 3, ASM4854445v1, whole genome shotgun sequence harbors:
- the LOC141649687 gene encoding uncharacterized protein LOC141649687; its protein translation is MVNNIGSHDGGRVWIIWDATNYKVEVLSSEAQVINTRVTFLPTGVIWWMSVVYGFNRVSERLSLWQSLQLMHQVVNGPWVVMGDFNSVLAMDERIGSEISSAEMRDFQECVDVCGIGDIPAHGSFFTWNNKHDVGDMVFSRIDRAMVNDEWLLKFPDTIIMFHPEGLFDHCPCTLTMRPDSVRKRGGFKYFNMWGKDSDFLPIVKEVWDSQIHGLKIFQFVKKLKLLKKPLKALNGSAYAQIETTAKLAQVMLR